CTATGCTGAGACTTTACTTGATCTTATGACAAGAGAAAAAGATGCTCAAGGTAGAGATAAAATCTTAATCATTGGTGGAGCTATCGCTAACTTTACAGATGTTGCTAAAACATTTACAGGTATTATCCAAGCATTTGAAGAATATGCAGATAAAATGAAAGAAGTTGGTATTAAAATCTACGTAAGACGTGGTGGACCAAACTATGAAAAAGGTCTTAAAGATATTAAAGAGGCTGCGGACAGACTAGGTCTATGGATCGATGTATATGGACCGGAAACTCACGTAACTGATATCGTAAGAATGGCAGTAGAGGCATAAGGAGAAAAAATGGCACAATTATTTACTAAAGATACACAAGCAATTTTTTGGAATAACAACAAAACTGCTATCCAAAGAATGTTAGACTATGATTACACAATCAAAAGAGAAACACCATCTGTAGCTGCTATCGTAGCTCCAACTGCTTCTGGAAAATTTGAGAAATTTTTCTGGGGTGGCGATGAGATTATGATCCCAACATATAAAACTACTGCAGAAGCTAAAGCTGCTCAGCCACAAGCTGATGTACTTTTAAACTTTGCATCTTTTAGAACTGCATATGATGTTACTATGGAAGCATTAGAGATTGGTGGTTTCAAAACTATTATGATCACTGCTGAAGGTATCCCTGAAAGATTAGCACGTAAAATGAACCAAACTGCTCGTGATGCTGGTGTTGTTGTTATCGGACCTGCAACTGTTGGTGGTATCGCTCCGGGTGCATTCAAAATTGCTAACGTTGGTGGTACAATTGAGAATATCGTAAACTCAAAATTACACAGAACAGGTTCTTGTGGTCTTGTAACTCGTTCAGGTGGTTTATTTAACGAACTTTCAAACATCATTGCTATCAATGCTGACGGTATCGCAGAAGGTGTTGCAATCGGTGGTGACCGTTTCGTAGGTTCTGTATTTATTGACAATCTTCTTCGTATGCAAGACAATCCAGATGTAAAATATATGATTTTACTAGGTGAAGTTGGTGGTACAGAAGAGTACAAAGTAATTGAAGCAGTTAAATCTGGAAAAATTACTAAGCCAATTATCGCATGGTGTATCGGTACAATTGCTAAGTACTATGATTCTGGTGTACAATTTGGTCACGCTGGTGCATCTGCAAATGCTGAAAGAGAAACTGCTGAAGCAAAAAATAAAGCTATGGCTGAAGCTGGTATTCACGTACCTGCAACATTCAATGACTTACCTGCAAAAATCAAAGAGGTATATGAGTCATTAAATATTGCTCCAATTCCAGAACCGGAAATGAATGTAGTACCAAAAGTTAGACGTTCTAAACAATTTATCTGTACAATCTCTGATGATAGAGGTGAAGAAGCTACTTACGCTGGTTTCCCAATTTCATCTGTTGCATTACCAAGTACAGGTAAAGGTATCGGTGATGTTATCTCATTACTATGGTTCAAAAAACAATATCCAAAATGGGCTACAGACTTTATTGAGACTGTAATCAAAACTGTTGCTGACCACGGTCCGGCAGTATCAGGTGCGCACAATGCTAAAGTAACTGCTCGTGCTGGTAAATCAGTTGTTGAATCACTAGTAACTGGTCTTTTAACAATCGGTCCAAGATTCGGTGGTGCGATTGACGGTGCTGCTGAGCATTTCAAATATGCGGATGATAATAACTTATCTCCAAAAGAGTTCTTAAACCACATGAAAAAACTAGGTATTCCAATCCCTGGTATCGGTCATAGAATTAAATCTCTTAAAAACCCAGACCTTCGTGTTAAAGGTTTAATGGATTATGCAGCGGAAAATTTCCCTAAAACTCCATTACTTGACTATGCTAGAACTGTTGAAGCTCTAACTACAAGTAAAAAAGAGAACTTAATCCTTAACGTTGATGGTACTATCGGTATCTTAATGGTAGATATGTGGAGAGCTTTAGGTTACCCTGAAGAAGAGATCAATGAATTTATCGCTTCTGGTACACTAAACGCATTCTTTATTGCTGGTCGTACAATCGGTTTCATCGGTCACGTACTTGATGAAAAACGTCTTGCAATGCCAATGTATCGTCACCCAATGGACGATATCCTTTACGACGTACAAAAAGCAGAAGAGATTTAATCTCTTCGCTTTTCCTTCTTTATAATACTTTTTTTTCTTAATTTTTCATTTTCTTCCAAATTATAATTTTTTACGATATACTAGAGCTATGAAAAAAGCTTTTACTATGATGGAACTTATTTTTGTTATTATTGTTATGGGAATCTTAGCAGCAATTGTTACGCCTCGTGTAGAGAGAGATTTAGTAAGAGAAGCTGCTATTCAATTAGTCTCACATATTCGTTACACACAACATTTGGCGTTAGTAGATGATAAGTATAATTTAAATACATCAGATCCGGATGATAGATGGTGGAGAGGTAGATGGCAATTAAAGTTTAAAAATTCAAATACAGAAACAAATGGTGAAGAAAGTTATACAATATTTTCTGACAGCTATGCTATATCTACATATAGTGGAAATGCTAATTCTAAAAATGAGATTGCTACAAACCCTCAAGATAAATCTAAAAAATTAACAGGTGGAGATAGTGCAGTACATTATGATAATAAAGAAGCAACAAGGTCTATGAATTTAGGTATGACATATGGTATAACAAATGTAGGATTAGGCTCTAACTGTACAGATAATAATAGTAAAGGATTAGCTTTTGATCATTT
This window of the Sulfurimonas sp. hsl 1-7 genome carries:
- a CDS encoding citrate/2-methylcitrate synthase: MAQLFTKDTQAIFWNNNKTAIQRMLDYDYTIKRETPSVAAIVAPTASGKFEKFFWGGDEIMIPTYKTTAEAKAAQPQADVLLNFASFRTAYDVTMEALEIGGFKTIMITAEGIPERLARKMNQTARDAGVVVIGPATVGGIAPGAFKIANVGGTIENIVNSKLHRTGSCGLVTRSGGLFNELSNIIAINADGIAEGVAIGGDRFVGSVFIDNLLRMQDNPDVKYMILLGEVGGTEEYKVIEAVKSGKITKPIIAWCIGTIAKYYDSGVQFGHAGASANAERETAEAKNKAMAEAGIHVPATFNDLPAKIKEVYESLNIAPIPEPEMNVVPKVRRSKQFICTISDDRGEEATYAGFPISSVALPSTGKGIGDVISLLWFKKQYPKWATDFIETVIKTVADHGPAVSGAHNAKVTARAGKSVVESLVTGLLTIGPRFGGAIDGAAEHFKYADDNNLSPKEFLNHMKKLGIPIPGIGHRIKSLKNPDLRVKGLMDYAAENFPKTPLLDYARTVEALTTSKKENLILNVDGTIGILMVDMWRALGYPEEEINEFIASGTLNAFFIAGRTIGFIGHVLDEKRLAMPMYRHPMDDILYDVQKAEEI
- a CDS encoding prepilin-type N-terminal cleavage/methylation domain-containing protein, yielding MKKAFTMMELIFVIIVMGILAAIVTPRVERDLVREAAIQLVSHIRYTQHLALVDDKYNLNTSDPDDRWWRGRWQLKFKNSNTETNGEESYTIFSDSYAISTYSGNANSKNEIATNPQDKSKKLTGGDSAVHYDNKEATRSMNLGMTYGITNVGLGSNCTDNNSKGLAFDHLGRPLKGGYSSFSSPYPSSSNLITSDCNITLTGASGSIIVTITPETGYTYIAN